A region from the Schistocerca serialis cubense isolate TAMUIC-IGC-003099 chromosome 1, iqSchSeri2.2, whole genome shotgun sequence genome encodes:
- the LOC126429028 gene encoding inverted formin-2-like: MPSASGVLSPSSLAGYSSQQKNYVSPPPPIPNSDSFETLMLHRRHSLPAYLPDSASLWTPVKDKSNTLPLPKRKMKTLSWTKIPVSMIGESVWTEMQSEAKSLRVDFKQMEELFCQKTATVQHRKSSPVTLPAPITPKITLLETKRDLAVNIYLKQFKLGGKAVIEGIKNLKGGDIGPEKLKALLPLLPTEKELTSVRSYSGDLDRLGEAEKFYLQLSEVPSFVLRIRAMLLKEEFPLRTSELREQLNAVADACNKLKANKRLKEFLALVLQLGNYINAGSYAGNAAGFTLSTLPKLLEIKANKPRLTFLHYVVEVAEANNKEMLQFTEDMSNMKEMARISVELLQEEVMKLISDVKHVASQLKEDTSGIRVQFKDFFKAALKCSNELQQAMNKVKACTHALAKHFCEDPKKFKPEECFHLFAEFFTIIQRVRLENEEKRKSEQQQIQEQMETNKVTANGGRGRKKFLPHRQYTAAKQILRDICSKNFKLRRTEAQVIFKEIHHILSFPALYTTLMQTINASQSKVVNYKR, encoded by the exons ATGCCATCAGCTTCAGGGGTGCTATCACCTTCATCACTTGCAGGTTACAGTTCTCAACAAAAAAATTATGTATCTCCACCTCCTCCAATTCCCAATAGTGACAGCTTTGAAACACTGATGTTACATAGGAGACATTCACTTCCAGCATATTTACCAGATTCTGCAAGTTTGTGGACACCAGTAAAGGACAAGTCTAACACACTACCACTGCCCAAGCGGAAGATGAAAACCCTAAGCTGGACAAAGATTCCAGTCTCTATGATAG GTGAATCAGTATGGACTGAAATGCAGAGCGAAGCAAAGAGTCTTAGAGTTGATTTCAAGCAAATGGAAGAACTGTTCTGTCAGAAAACTGCTACTGTCCAACATCGAAAGTCTTCTCCAGTAACACTTCCAGCACCAATAACTCCCAAGATCACTTTACTGGAAACCAAGAGAGATCTGGCAGTAAACATTTATCTAAAACAGTTCAAATTGGGAGGGAAAGCAGTCATAGAAGGTATAAAGAACCTTAAAGGAGGTGATATAGGTCCTGAGAAACTGAAAGCTCTCTTGCCACTACTTCCCACAGAAAAAGAG CTGACTTCAGTCAGATCCTATTCTGGAGATCTGGATCGTTTAGGAGAAGCAGAGAAATTTTATCTTCAGCTATCAGAAGTACCTTCCTTTGTCCTCAGGATTAGGGCAATGTTGCTT AAAGAAGAGTTTCCTTTAAGAACATCTGAACTGAGAGAACAACTAAATGCCGTTGCAGATGCATGCAATAAGCTGAAGGCTAATAAACGTTTGAAAGAATTTCTAGCACTAGTACTTCAACTTGGAAACTACATAAATGCT GGAAGCTATGCGGGCAATGCAGCAGGCTTTACACTCAGTACACTACCAAAGCTCCTAGAAATAAAAGCAAACAAACCAAGGCTGACATTCTTGCACTATGTGGTAGAAGTTGCAGAAGCTAACAATAAGGAAATGTTACAATTCACAGAAGATATGAGTAACATGAAAGAAATGGCAAG GATATCAGTGGAGCTGCTCCAGGAAGAAGTGATGAAACTTATTAGTGATGTCAAACATGTTGCATCACAGCTGAAGGAAGATACAAGTGGAATCAGGGTGCAGTTCAAAG ATTTCTTTAAGGCTGCTTTGAAATGCAGTAATGAACTTCAGCAGGCTATGAATAAGGTGAAGGCTTGTACTCATGCTTTAGCCAAACATTTCTGTGAAGATCCCAAGAAATTCAAGCCAGAGGAATGTTTTCATTTGTTTGCTGAGTTTTTTACCATAATTCAGAGAGTTCGACTG gaaaatgaagagaaaaggAAATCAGAACAACAGCAAATTCAAGAGCAGATGGAAACAAACAAAGTAACTGCAAACGGAGGTAGAGGCAGAAAAAAGTTTTTACCGCATCGACAATATACTGCAGCTAAACAGATTTTAAGGGATATTTGCAGTAAAAATTTCAAATTACGTCGAACTGAAGCTCA GGTAATTTTCAAAGAAATTCATCACATCCTTTCTTTCCCAGCATTGTACACAACTCTCATGCAAACCATTAATGCAAGCCAATCAAAAGTAGTGAACTATAAAAGATAG